The Thermothielavioides terrestris NRRL 8126 chromosome 2, complete sequence genome includes a region encoding these proteins:
- a CDS encoding glycoside hydrolase family 76 protein (CAZy_ID 269751) produces SIKAAAKDVAFDVMSFYRGNQSGQIPGLVSQPPPGGDYSWWTGAVLWSTMLDYWYYSDDGTYNAESLNGLVWQSGPDLQHPFMPPNWTASLGNDDEGLWGMTAMQAAEQNFPRPPAADPSWIELAQAVFEVQAARYAADDACNGGLRWQLSPVNQGYMYKNTVSTAVFLNLGARLARYTGNQTYAEWAGKAWEWLSDVGYIDAKYNVYDGAAIESNCSDIDKLQFSLAPAVLLQAAAYMYNQTTDKTQQSTWQTRLTALTDRTLTVFFPPSDAASTSTSTTTNATGPLVESACELSAGKTTCSSDMLFYKGVLLRALASAAQLAPFLRDAVAAPLRTTAEAAVASCAGGKSGRACAFRWADDGADDLRGAPPEELNALSAVLVGGVLREEVAAGKGVATNGTAKPGDSSGGGDGGNGASDSGSGSGSSGSGNGAGAGTGSQGNGAGKATGAATRIGFGLVLAALVAVMMS; encoded by the exons TCGATCAAGGCCGCGGCCAAAGATGTGGCCTTCGATGTCATGAGCTTCTACCGTGGCAACCAGTCGGGCCAAATTCCGGGCCTTGTGTCCCAACCaccgcccggcggcgactACAGCTGGTGGACGGGCGCCGTGCTGTGGTCCACCATGCTTGACTACTGGTACTACTCGGATGATGGCACCTACAACGCCGAATCACTCAATGGGCTGGTGTGGCAGAGCGGCCCCGATCTGCAGCACCCTTTCATGCCGCCTAACTGGACGGCGAGCCTGGGCAATGACGACGAGGGTCTCTGGGGCATGACGGCGATGCAAGCCGCCGAGCAGAACTTTCCTCGTCCGCCTGCGGCCGACCCGAGTTGGATCGAGTTGGCCCAGGCCGTGTTCGAAGTCCAAGCCGCGCGTTACGCGGCTGACGACGCGTGCAACGGCGGCCTGCGCTGGCAGCTGTCGCCGGTGAACCAGGGCTACATGTACAAAAACACGGTGTCCACGGCCGTGTTCCTGAACCTCGGCGCCCGGCTGGCCCGGTACACGGGCAACCAGACCTACGCCGAGTGGGCCGGGAAGGCCTGGGAGTGGCTCAGCGATGTCGGCTACATCGACGCCAAGTACAACGTCTACGACGGCGCTGCCATCGAGAGTAACTGCAGCGATATCGACAAGCTCCAGTTTTCCCTCGCCCCGGCGGTGCTCCTCCAAGCAGCAGCATACATGTACAACCAG ACGACCGACAAAACCCAACAATCCACCTGGCAGACCCGCCTCACCGCCCTCACCGACCGCACCCTAACCGTCTTCTTCCCCCCCAGcgacgccgccagcacctccacctccaccaccaccaacgcGACCGGCCCGCTCGTCGAGAGCGCCTGCGAGCTCTCCGCCGGCAAGACGACCTGCAGCAGCGACATGCTCTTCTACAAGggggtgctgctgcgggcgctcgccagcgccgcgcagctggcgcccttcctgcgcgacgccgtcgccgcgccgctgcgcaccaccgccgaggccgcggtcgcgtcctgcgccggcggcaagtcCGGCCGGGCGTGCGCGTTCCGCTGGGCGGACGACGGCGCTGATGATCTGCGCGGGGCGCCACCCGAGGAGCTGAACGCGCTCTCGGCGGTGCTGGTTggcggcgtgctgcgcgaggaggtCGCGGCCGGGAAGGGCGTGGCGACGAATGGGACGGCGAAGCCTGGTGATAgcagtggtggtggtgacggtGGGAATGGGGCTTCGGATTCGGGATCGGGGTCGGGGTCTTCGGGCTCTGGGAatggtgccggtgccggtaCCGGGTCGCAGGGGAATGGGGCCGGGAAGGCGACCGGTGCGGCGACGAGGATTGGGTTCGGATTGgtcctggccgcgctggtggCTGTGATGATGTCGTAA
- a CDS encoding glycosyltransferase family 1 protein (CAZy_ID 270177) — MGSTTPPKRVLLLTNSEHGQANVFLATSYALLTLEDEDVEVHFASFPPIRSFVSSTSEYAQHTKPGARPIVFHTIEGVDMVSAWTRPEIEAEQAALKHRSCIALINAIRRTLVLLKVTLPWTGPEFVQIFHSVTDIIQEVQADIIAVDPAFSPALTAIRSLNARFIVLSPNTIKDFAMPLQPNGDALWKYPWYIEFPLRVVPTHVVPCGPILRPARPVAEVDPALAEWLRGHPGSGEGGGGGGGGGGSRPAAVAAPAVVYINMGTHVFFDEVMAGEMARAVRVLLDRAMEKGVVQSGVRDSVVERVLGEEVRRGVVRIVEWMEAEPTAVLESGAVVCAVHHGGANSFLESVSAGVPQVVLPMWMDTYDFARRAELLGIGRWGNRRANKLCEGSELGEVLADVVVSERSVAYAQRAKELADLCKKLGGGRVIAARHILSEIKTTSAIRPLLPSEGENESDPLLKDRTGESR, encoded by the exons ATGGGCTCAACGACGCCACCCAAGCGTGTGCTCCTCCTCACGAACTCCGAGCACGGCCAGGCCAATGTCTTCCTCGCCACAAGCTACGCGCTGCTCACATtggaggatgaggatgtCGAAGTCCACTTCGCCTCGTTCCCCCCGATACGGTCCTTTGTTTCGTCAACTTCCGAATATGCGCAGCACACCAAGCCGGGCGCCCGGCCCATCGTCTTCCACACGATCGAGGGCGTTGATATGGTCTCCGCCTGGACACGGCCCGAGATCGAGGCAGAGCAAGCCGCGCTGAAACACCGCAGCTGCATCGCACTCATCAACGCCATCAGACGCACGCTTGTGCTGCTCAAAGTCACCCTGCCCTGGACCGGACCGGAGTTTGTGCAGATTTTCCACTCCGTCACCGACATCATTCAGGAGGTCCAGGCCGACATCATCGCCGTGGACCCGGCATTCTCCCCAGCCCTGACCGCCATACGGAGCCTCAACGCCCGCTTCATTGTGCTCTCGCCCAACACCATCAAGGACTTCGCCATGCCGCTCCAGCCCAACGGCGACGCGCTCTGGAAGTACCCCTGGTAT ATCGAGTTCCCGCTTCGCGTCGTCCCCACCCACGTCGTGCCCTGCGGGCCCATCCTgcggcccgcccgccccgtcgccgaggtcgatccggcgctggccgagtgGTTGCGCGGCCACCCCGGCagcggagaaggaggaggaggaggaggaggaggaggaggaagtagaccggcggcggtggcggcgcccgcGGTGGTGTACATCAACATGGGCACGCACGTGTTTTTTGATGAGGTCATGGCTGGGGAGATGGCGAGGGCCGTGCGGGTGCTGCTGGATCGGGCGATGGAGAAGGGGGTGGTGCAGAGTGGGGTGAGG GACTCGGTTGTGGAGCGCGTGCTGGGCGAGGAGGTGCGCCGCGGCGTGGTGAGGATTGTGGAGTGGATGGAGGCCGAGCCAACGGCCGTGTTGGAGTCCGGCGCGGTCGTTTGTGCGGTGCATCACGGCGGCGCGAACTCGTTCCTGGAGAGTGTGAG TGCCGGCGTCCCACAGGTGGTCCTGCCCATGTGGATGGACACGTACGACTTTGCTCGCCGCGCCGAGTTGCTGGGGATTGGGCGCTGGGGCAACCGGCGTGCCAACAAGCTCTGCGAAGGCAGCGAACTCGGCGAGGTGCTGGCAGATGTCGTGGTGAGCGAGCGATCGGTGGCGTATGCGCAGAGGGCCAAGGAGCTGGCCGATCTGTGCAAGAAACTGGGGGGTGGAAGGGTGATTGCGGCCCGGCATATCTTGTCCGAGATCAAGACCACCAGTGCCAtccgcccgctgctgcctTCGGAGGGTGAGAACGAGAGTGATCCGCTCTTGAAGGACAGGACCGGTGAGAGTCGGTAA